In the genome of Desulfuromonas sp. DDH964, one region contains:
- a CDS encoding Ig-like domain-containing protein has translation MTYAGVTAIFNPATDLAFNTTYTATITTGARDLAGNPLANNHVWSFTTGAAPDTLAPTVTLTVPINGATGVAIGNNLSATFSEAMDPLTLTNLSFSLASGGTAVAGSVTYAGVTAIFNPATDLAFNTTYTATITTGARDLAGNPLASNHVWSFTTGAAPDTTAPTVTLTVPINGATGVAIGNNLSATFSEAMDPLTLTNLSFSLASGGTAVAGSVTYAGVTAIFNPATDLAFNTTYTATVTTAATDLAGNPLASNHVWSFTTGAAPDTLAPTVTLTAPLNGASGLAIGNNITATFSEAMDPLSITNLTFTLSDGVNPVAGAVTYSGVLAVFNPLVDLAASTTYTATVTTAATDLAGNPLASNHVWSFTTGVAADTTPPTVTSTVPIDLATGVAISSNITATFSEAMDPLTLTTLTFTLKEGVNPVAGAVTYIGNTANFNPTLDLAPNTLYTATITTGATDLGGNPLASDYIWEFTTVAALPLGPPPVILGLAENFAGLSKAAITDVPASIIIGDLGVSPISGAAIGVSCAEVTGNIYAVDAAGPLPCTIIDPVMLTTAVSNLETAYTDAAGRPAGVGPNLNLGSGTVAGQTLAPGTYTWGSNVTITTDLTLNGGPNDTWLFQITGTLDISPNMQVLLTGGALPKNIFWQVSDAVTLGTGSHFEGNILAQTNIAMNTGSSINGRLLAQTAVSLDHSTVIIPAP, from the coding sequence GTGACCTACGCCGGCGTCACCGCGATTTTTAACCCGGCCACCGATCTCGCCTTCAACACCACCTATACCGCCACCATCACCACCGGCGCCAGGGATTTGGCCGGCAATCCGCTGGCGAATAACCATGTCTGGAGCTTTACCACCGGCGCGGCGCCTGACACCCTCGCACCTACCGTCACCCTCACCGTTCCGATCAATGGCGCCACCGGCGTCGCCATCGGCAACAACCTCTCCGCCACCTTCAGCGAGGCGATGGACCCGCTGACCCTCACCAACCTCAGCTTTTCCCTGGCCTCAGGGGGAACCGCCGTTGCGGGGAGTGTGACCTACGCCGGCGTCACCGCGATTTTTAACCCGGCCACCGATCTCGCCTTCAACACCACCTATACCGCCACCATCACCACCGGCGCCAGGGATTTGGCCGGCAATCCGCTGGCGAGTAACCATGTCTGGAGCTTTACCACCGGCGCAGCGCCTGACACCACCGCTCCTACCGTGACGCTCACCGTTCCGATCAATGGCGCCACCGGCGTCGCCATCGGCAACAACCTCTCCGCCACCTTCAGCGAGGCGATGGACCCGCTGACCCTCACCAACCTCAGCTTTTCCCTGGCTTCCGGGGGAACCGCCGTTGCGGGGAGTGTGACCTACGCCGGCGTCACCGCAATTTTTAACCCGGCCACCGATCTCGCCTTCAACACCACCTATACCGCCACCGTCACCACGGCGGCTACCGACCTGGCCGGCAATCCGCTGGCGAGTAACCATGTCTGGAGCTTTACCACCGGCGCGGCGCCCGACACCCTCGCACCCACCGTTACGCTCACGGCCCCACTCAACGGAGCCAGCGGCCTCGCCATCGGCAACAACATCACCGCCACCTTCAGTGAGGCGATGGATCCGTTGTCCATCACCAACCTGACCTTCACCCTGAGTGACGGCGTCAATCCGGTCGCGGGCGCGGTCACTTACTCCGGCGTCCTCGCCGTCTTTAACCCCCTGGTCGATCTCGCCGCCAGCACCACCTACACCGCCACCGTCACCACTGCGGCCACGGACCTGGCCGGCAATCCCCTGGCGAGTAATCATGTCTGGAGTTTCACCACCGGCGTCGCCGCAGACACCACCCCCCCCACCGTGACCTCCACCGTTCCGATCGATCTCGCCACCGGGGTCGCTATCAGCAGCAACATCACCGCGACCTTCAGCGAGGCGATGGACCCGCTGACCCTCACCACCCTGACCTTCACCCTGAAAGAGGGAGTCAATCCGGTGGCGGGCGCGGTCACTTACATCGGCAACACCGCGAACTTCAACCCGACCCTCGATCTCGCGCCCAACACCCTCTATACCGCCACCATCACCACTGGCGCCACCGATCTGGGCGGCAACCCGCTGGCGAGCGACTATATCTGGGAATTCACCACCGTTGCAGCCCTGCCCCTTGGACCGCCCCCGGTCATTCTCGGCCTGGCCGAAAATTTTGCCGGACTCTCCAAAGCGGCCATCACCGATGTTCCCGCCTCCATCATCATCGGCGACCTTGGCGTCAGTCCGATCAGTGGCGCGGCGATCGGTGTAAGCTGCGCCGAAGTGACCGGAAATATTTACGCCGTTGACGCGGCCGGTCCCTTGCCCTGCACCATAATCGACCCGGTCATGCTGACCACGGCGGTCAGTAACCTGGAAACCGCCTACACCGACGCCGCCGGACGACCCGCCGGGGTCGGTCCCAACCTGAACCTTGGCAGCGGAACCGTTGCCGGGCAGACCCTGGCCCCGGGGACCTACACCTGGGGTTCCAATGTGACCATCACCACCGACCTCACCCTCAACGGCGGGCCGAACGATACCTGGCTGTTCCAGATCACCGGGACCCTCGATATCAGCCCCAATATGCAGGTCCTGTTGACCGGCGGCGCCCTGCCCAAAAACATTTTCTGGCAGGTCAGCGATGCCGTGACCCTTGGTACCGGTTCCCACTTTGAAGGGAATATCCTGGCGCAAACCAACATTGCCATGAATACCGGCTCCTCGATCAACGGCAGACTTCTGGCCCAGACTGCGGTCTCCCTCGATCACAGTACGGTTATTATTCCGGCCCCTTAA
- a CDS encoding BON domain-containing protein: MFTKNRILSFLACFILAASFTGCAATAKHESTGQYVDNSVITSKVKAAIFNEPTLKSLQITVESFKGEVQLSGFVDSAASVKKAGDVARSVEGVVSVKNDLIVK, encoded by the coding sequence ATGTTCACAAAAAATCGCATTCTGAGTTTCCTCGCCTGTTTCATCCTGGCGGCCTCCTTCACTGGCTGCGCTGCAACCGCAAAGCATGAAAGCACCGGCCAGTATGTCGACAACTCGGTCATCACCTCCAAGGTGAAAGCCGCCATCTTCAACGAGCCGACCCTGAAAAGCCTGCAGATCACCGTCGAGTCCTTCAAGGGGGAAGTGCAGTTGAGCGGCTTCGTCGATTCTGCGGCCAGTGTTAAGAAGGCCGGCGATGTGGCCCGCAGCGTTGAAGGGGTCGTCTCGGTGAAGAACGACCTGATCGTCAAATAA
- a CDS encoding lmo0937 family membrane protein, translating to MLWTIAIILFILWALGLVSSYTLGGYLHILLVVALIVLVVGFLQGRRG from the coding sequence ATGTTGTGGACCATCGCGATAATCCTGTTCATCCTGTGGGCGTTGGGGCTGGTGAGCAGCTACACCCTGGGTGGGTACCTCCACATTCTGCTGGTGGTTGCCCTGATCGTTCTGGTCGTCGGGTTCCTGCAGGGACGACGGGGCTGA
- a CDS encoding Thivi_2564 family membrane protein translates to MSLLNVVIALVVIGFGLWLINRFIPMAGSIKTILNLVVVIVVLVWLLNIFGVISHFPDLHLGR, encoded by the coding sequence ATGTCGCTACTTAACGTCGTCATCGCTTTGGTGGTGATCGGCTTTGGACTCTGGCTCATCAACCGCTTCATTCCCATGGCGGGGTCGATCAAGACGATTCTGAATCTCGTGGTGGTGATTGTCGTCCTTGTCTGGCTGCTGAACATTTTTGGCGTCATCAGCCATTTTCCCGACCTCCACCTCGGCCGGTGA
- a CDS encoding Ig-like domain-containing protein, translating into MTSTSPADGEIGVASGNNVTATFSEAMAPETITSTTFLLQQGGVPIAGTVTYSGVTGVFNPTAGLAYNTTYIATITTGARDLTGNPLAAAHVWSFTTGTNPDTTAPTVTSSVPSNGGSGVAIGNNLAATFSEAMEPGTITPLSFTLASGGTAVAGSVTYAGVTAIFNPATDLAFNTTYTATITTGARDLAGNPLANNHVWSFTTGAAPDTLAPTVTLTVPINGATGVAIGNNLSATFSEAMDPLTLTNLSFSLASGGTAVAGSVTYAGVTAIFNPATDLAFNTTYTATITTGARDLAGNPLANNHVWSFTTGAAPDTLAPTVTLTVPINGATGVAIGNNLSATFSEAMDPLTLTNLSFSLASGEPPLRGV; encoded by the coding sequence GTGACTTCAACTTCCCCGGCCGACGGGGAAATCGGGGTCGCCAGCGGCAATAACGTCACTGCGACCTTCAGCGAAGCGATGGCGCCAGAGACCATTACCAGTACAACTTTTCTTTTGCAGCAGGGCGGCGTTCCCATTGCCGGGACCGTTACCTATTCGGGCGTCACCGGGGTCTTCAACCCGACCGCCGGACTCGCTTACAACACCACCTATATCGCCACCATCACCACCGGCGCCAGGGACCTGACCGGCAATCCGTTGGCGGCAGCCCATGTGTGGAGCTTTACCACTGGCACAAACCCTGACACCACGGCGCCTACGGTGACCTCCAGCGTCCCGTCCAACGGGGGCTCCGGAGTCGCTATCGGCAACAACCTCGCCGCCACATTCAGCGAAGCGATGGAGCCGGGGACGATCACTCCGCTCAGCTTTACTCTGGCCTCAGGGGGAACCGCCGTTGCGGGGAGTGTGACCTACGCCGGCGTCACCGCGATTTTTAACCCGGCCACCGATCTCGCCTTCAACACCACCTATACCGCCACCATCACCACCGGCGCCAGGGATTTGGCCGGCAATCCGCTGGCGAATAACCATGTCTGGAGCTTTACCACCGGCGCGGCGCCTGACACCCTCGCACCTACCGTCACTCTCACCGTTCCGATCAATGGCGCCACCGGCGTCGCCATCGGCAACAACCTCTCCGCCACCTTCAGCGAGGCGATGGACCCGCTGACCCTCACCAACCTCAGCTTTTCCCTGGCCTCAGGGGGAACCGCCGTTGCGGGGAGTGTGACCTACGCCGGCGTCACCGCGATTTTTAACCCGGCCACCGATCTCGCCTTCAACACCACCTATACCGCCACCATCACCACCGGCGCCAGGGATTTGGCCGGCAATCCGCTGGCGAATAACCATGTCTGGAGCTTTACCACCGGCGCGGCGCCTGACACCCTCGCACCTACCGTCACCCTCACCGTTCCGATCAATGGCGCCACCGGCGTCGCCATCGGCAACAACCTCTCCGCCACCTTCAGCGAGGCGATGGACCCGCTGACCCTCACCAACCTCAGCTTTTCCCTGGCCTCAGGGGAACCGCCGTTGCGGGGAGTGTGA
- a CDS encoding sensor histidine kinase, producing the protein MQRLVHELEVHQIELEMQNEELRQARDEAENALDKYTDLYDFAPVGYLTLDREGLIGSANLFIAGLLGVERRRLPGRRLGLLVAFSARPAFKTFLETVFSGRTKQSCEVALLSYSRRSHFVQIEALVAASGLECRMAIIDITRRRELEEQISAQHRALVAANIELDAFNYTISHDLRAPLTIIHGYAQILRAQCGEQLPELAKGFLEKISAGTIGMNILLKTLLELSRATHVEMERNQVDLSHMAEQIATGLEILRGERRITFQIATRIIVNGDPELLRVVLINLIGNAWKHSARQEEAVIEIGVTGGDENPACFVRDNGPGFEMAHADKLFLPFQRLPGTTVEGCGVGLSTVERIIRRHGGRVWAESEPGKGATFFFTLG; encoded by the coding sequence GTGCAGCGGCTCGTCCATGAACTCGAAGTTCATCAGATCGAACTGGAGATGCAGAACGAGGAGCTGCGCCAGGCGCGGGACGAGGCGGAGAATGCTCTCGACAAATATACCGACCTCTACGATTTCGCCCCGGTAGGCTACCTGACTCTCGACCGTGAGGGGCTCATCGGTTCCGCAAACCTCTTTATTGCCGGCCTGCTCGGCGTCGAGCGCAGACGCCTGCCAGGCCGGCGGCTGGGCCTATTGGTCGCCTTCTCAGCCCGCCCTGCCTTCAAAACCTTTCTCGAGACGGTCTTTTCCGGTCGAACCAAGCAGTCCTGCGAGGTGGCGCTGCTCAGTTATTCCCGGCGCTCGCATTTTGTTCAGATTGAGGCCCTGGTCGCCGCGTCCGGGCTGGAATGTCGGATGGCCATTATCGACATTACCCGGCGCCGCGAGTTGGAAGAACAGATCAGTGCACAGCACCGGGCGCTGGTAGCAGCCAACATCGAACTGGATGCCTTCAACTACACCATCTCCCACGACCTGCGCGCACCGCTGACAATTATTCATGGCTACGCCCAAATCCTGCGCGCGCAGTGCGGCGAGCAGCTCCCGGAATTGGCCAAGGGCTTTTTGGAAAAAATCAGCGCCGGCACCATCGGCATGAACATTCTCCTCAAAACCCTGCTCGAATTGTCACGGGCCACGCACGTCGAAATGGAGCGAAATCAAGTTGACCTGAGCCACATGGCTGAGCAAATAGCCACGGGGCTCGAAATATTGCGGGGGGAGCGCAGGATCACTTTCCAAATTGCCACGAGAATCATCGTGAATGGCGATCCCGAGCTGTTGCGCGTGGTCCTGATCAACCTGATCGGCAATGCCTGGAAACACTCCGCGCGGCAGGAAGAGGCGGTCATCGAAATTGGCGTTACGGGAGGAGACGAGAATCCGGCCTGTTTCGTCCGCGACAACGGTCCGGGGTTCGAGATGGCCCATGCTGACAAACTCTTCCTCCCCTTCCAACGGCTCCCCGGAACCACCGTCGAGGGGTGCGGTGTCGGCCTCTCCACGGTTGAGCGGATTATCCGGCGTCATGGTGGCCGGGTGTGGGCCGAAAGTGAACCGGGCAAGGGAGCGACCTTTTTCTTCACCCTGGGATAA
- a CDS encoding OmpA family protein: MNRHCRTALTVIALALLLPFSANAEIRPGSTEVGVFGGYNLFEKSQNLNNNPLFGGRVGYNFTRHFGIEGVVEHMRTEVDDASITGAKEGQFRSPTSDVNLTFYHLDAVYHLIPTGKFNPFILVGVGGAHYSPEISDGDMPVLNAGVGAKFWLADHVALRADLKDTMVTEIFQETYHNLGATLGITVAFGGAQKPMPARAATAAAKPAEPVVILVSEPKAEEKVAVVCAEPVAADKVVVLAFEDIHFDFDKATLTPQAQAILKRNLRVLQENPHAKIRIAGYTSASGSDAYNQKLSERRANAVKDFLVQEGVVAPDRLEKIGYGETQPTTYEAAPKDLYSRAAKSNMRALFEIIVKDR; this comes from the coding sequence ATGAATCGACACTGTCGCACCGCGCTGACGGTCATTGCCCTGGCCCTTTTACTCCCCTTTTCGGCGAACGCCGAAATTCGGCCCGGGTCGACCGAAGTAGGCGTGTTCGGAGGCTACAATCTCTTTGAAAAGAGCCAGAACCTGAATAACAACCCCCTGTTCGGCGGACGGGTCGGCTACAACTTTACCCGTCATTTCGGTATTGAGGGTGTGGTCGAGCATATGCGGACGGAGGTCGACGACGCGAGCATTACCGGCGCCAAGGAAGGCCAGTTCCGCAGCCCGACGAGTGATGTCAATCTTACTTTTTACCATCTCGATGCGGTCTATCACCTGATCCCCACCGGGAAGTTCAACCCCTTTATTCTGGTCGGGGTTGGCGGCGCCCACTACAGCCCGGAGATTTCCGATGGCGACATGCCGGTGCTTAATGCCGGCGTGGGGGCGAAATTCTGGCTGGCAGACCATGTCGCCCTGAGAGCCGATCTCAAGGACACCATGGTGACCGAAATTTTCCAGGAGACCTACCACAACCTGGGCGCGACCCTGGGCATCACCGTTGCGTTCGGCGGCGCGCAAAAGCCGATGCCGGCGCGGGCTGCGACGGCAGCCGCCAAACCGGCGGAACCGGTGGTGATCCTGGTGTCCGAGCCGAAGGCCGAGGAGAAGGTGGCGGTCGTTTGCGCCGAACCGGTGGCCGCGGACAAGGTCGTCGTCCTGGCGTTTGAAGATATCCATTTCGATTTCGACAAGGCGACCCTGACCCCGCAAGCCCAGGCGATTCTGAAGAGGAATCTCCGGGTCCTTCAGGAAAACCCCCATGCCAAAATCCGCATTGCCGGCTACACCTCGGCCTCCGGCAGCGACGCCTACAACCAGAAGCTGAGTGAAAGAAGAGCCAACGCGGTCAAGGATTTCCTCGTGCAGGAAGGGGTTGTGGCCCCTGACCGCCTGGAGAAAATCGGCTATGGCGAAACCCAGCCGACGACGTATGAAGCCGCACCCAAGGATCTCTATTCCCGGGCGGCAAAATCCAATATGCGTGCCCTGTTTGAGATCATCGTGAAAGACCGGTAA
- a CDS encoding DUF3185 domain-containing protein has translation MKPYMLTAILLIVAAVAAFAYQGRALITRETLEDFRMMAQATSAHQLLPVLGILALANGIGLLVKGRGWSRLRERRDGCTVPRETSTERAA, from the coding sequence ATGAAACCCTACATGTTAACCGCCATCCTTCTGATCGTTGCCGCAGTGGCGGCCTTTGCCTACCAGGGCCGCGCCCTGATAACCAGGGAGACCTTGGAGGATTTCAGAATGATGGCCCAGGCAACGAGTGCCCATCAACTCCTCCCGGTTTTGGGCATCCTGGCACTGGCCAATGGCATTGGGCTGCTGGTCAAGGGGAGAGGCTGGTCCAGGTTGCGTGAACGGCGGGATGGCTGCACCGTACCAAGGGAAACGTCGACCGAAAGAGCAGCATAA
- a CDS encoding DUF3309 family protein — MLGTILIVVILLLLLGALPTWPHSRQWGYLPSGGLGTILLILLILILFGRI, encoded by the coding sequence ATGCTCGGAACCATTTTAATCGTCGTCATCCTGCTGCTGTTGCTGGGAGCCTTGCCCACCTGGCCCCATAGCCGCCAATGGGGCTACCTGCCGAGCGGCGGACTGGGGACGATCCTGTTGATTCTCCTCATCCTGATACTGTTCGGCAGGATTTAA
- a CDS encoding IS256 family transposase — MAIEKDLLDRLLADYKKPEDLIGETGLLKQLTKALLERALEAELTQHLGHEKHAPVATKGGNARNGKSAKTIKGEFGKLPIEVPRDRDSSFEPLIIPKGQTRFAGFDGKIISLYARGMTTREIQGHLEEIYGVEVSPALISSVTDAVADEVKIWQNRPLDALYPIVYMDAVRVKVRDNGHVSNKAVYLALGVTLDGIKEVLGMWVAENEGAKFWLQVVTELKNRGVEDIFIACVDGLKGFPEAIEAVFPRTQVQLCLVHMVRHSLRYVSWKQRKEVAADLKTIYQAATAEQAEMNLTEFEAKWDKTHPSIGQSWRRNWERITPFFAYPAEIRKVIYTTNAIESLNMSLRKVTKNRGSFPNDAAMFKLLYLALNNIAKKWTLPIRDWKAALNQFSILFEGRLPVY; from the coding sequence ATGGCCATCGAAAAAGATCTGCTGGACCGTCTGCTTGCCGACTACAAGAAGCCCGAAGACCTGATCGGCGAAACCGGCTTGCTTAAACAGCTCACCAAGGCCCTTCTGGAACGAGCTTTGGAAGCGGAATTGACCCAACACCTGGGGCACGAGAAGCATGCTCCCGTGGCCACGAAAGGCGGCAATGCCCGCAATGGCAAGTCGGCCAAAACCATCAAGGGCGAATTCGGCAAACTGCCGATCGAGGTTCCGCGTGACCGGGACAGCAGCTTCGAGCCGCTCATCATTCCCAAGGGCCAGACCCGCTTCGCCGGCTTCGACGGCAAGATCATCTCCCTCTACGCCCGGGGGATGACGACCCGGGAGATCCAGGGGCATCTGGAAGAGATTTATGGCGTCGAGGTCTCTCCCGCCCTCATTTCCAGCGTGACCGATGCCGTCGCGGACGAGGTCAAGATCTGGCAGAACCGACCGCTCGACGCCCTCTATCCCATCGTCTATATGGACGCGGTCCGGGTTAAGGTGCGGGACAACGGCCACGTCAGCAATAAAGCGGTCTACCTGGCCCTGGGCGTCACCCTGGACGGCATCAAGGAGGTCCTGGGTATGTGGGTGGCCGAGAACGAGGGCGCCAAGTTCTGGTTACAGGTGGTGACCGAGTTGAAAAACCGGGGTGTCGAAGACATCTTCATCGCCTGCGTGGACGGGCTCAAAGGTTTCCCCGAGGCCATCGAAGCGGTCTTTCCTCGCACCCAGGTCCAGCTCTGCCTCGTTCACATGGTGCGCCATTCTCTCCGCTACGTCTCCTGGAAACAGCGCAAGGAAGTGGCGGCCGATCTGAAGACCATTTACCAGGCCGCGACGGCCGAGCAGGCCGAAATGAACCTGACGGAGTTCGAAGCGAAGTGGGATAAAACCCACCCTTCCATCGGCCAGTCCTGGCGGCGGAACTGGGAGAGAATCACCCCTTTTTTCGCCTACCCGGCGGAGATTCGCAAGGTGATCTACACCACCAATGCGATCGAATCGCTAAACATGTCGCTGCGCAAGGTCACCAAGAACCGGGGCTCATTCCCCAACGACGCAGCCATGTTCAAACTGCTCTACCTGGCGCTGAACAATATCGCCAAGAAATGGACCCTGCCGATTCGGGACTGGAAGGCCGCCCTCAACCAGTTCTCTATCTTGTTCGAAGGCAGGTTGCCGGTTTACTGA
- a CDS encoding putative quinol monooxygenase: MIDATIKMSMPLDKRREILQTIQTLLDPIRNEPGCASCYCSVDTEADHILIFRQEWNTNEDLATHLQSDHFGVLLGVMKLLSIEPEIRFNSIATTSGVEAITKARTR; the protein is encoded by the coding sequence ATGATCGATGCCACCATCAAGATGTCCATGCCCCTGGACAAGCGCAGGGAAATTCTGCAGACCATTCAGACCCTGCTCGATCCGATCCGCAACGAACCCGGATGTGCCAGCTGCTATTGCTCCGTGGATACGGAGGCTGACCACATCCTCATCTTCCGGCAGGAGTGGAATACCAACGAGGACCTGGCCACCCACCTCCAATCGGACCATTTCGGAGTCCTGCTCGGGGTGATGAAGCTCCTCTCCATCGAGCCGGAGATCCGTTTCAACAGCATTGCCACCACCTCAGGTGTGGAGGCCATTACCAAGGCACGAACGCGCTGA
- a CDS encoding helix-hairpin-helix domain-containing protein: MKNPMKELQQLDGIGKVLGQRLVEASYDTIAKVAAAEEKGLARIAGMNPKKVQSIVTQARKLTGEAEISHHTWLNARSRK; the protein is encoded by the coding sequence ATGAAAAACCCCATGAAGGAACTGCAGCAACTCGACGGGATCGGGAAGGTCTTGGGGCAACGCCTGGTCGAAGCGTCCTACGACACCATCGCCAAGGTGGCGGCCGCAGAAGAAAAGGGTTTGGCGAGAATAGCGGGAATGAACCCAAAAAAGGTTCAGTCCATCGTAACCCAGGCCCGGAAGCTGACGGGGGAAGCGGAGATAAGTCATCACACCTGGCTGAACGCCAGGAGCAGGAAGTAA
- a CDS encoding OmpA family protein, translating to MMKKQFARGFLLLAVSALFSGCVGMNSSQPPLTFTPHTFPAGDYTQKVDNFLLVLDASSTMGINGQRDFLTAKNLIGAINQSLPTDLDYNAGLRTFGQDSPRMEASTDLVYGMTRYTRSGLQQGLDGVSKTGGTSPLPKALEAAATDLKGAAGKTAVVIVSDGLEEASMGGAPAAAAKLRAALGDKLCTYTIAVGGDPVGEKYLQEVAKAGGCGFSVTAASLTSPDQLEAFVESVFLDRKMKSAAVVAAPPAAAKVMVDGDRDADGVVDSRDRCPDTPRGEIVDENGCTLKLTMHINFDFDKSDIKPEFAGELQKAADFILKNQDVPYIAIAGYTDAVGDDAYNQKLSERRAAAVRQYLIEKFGIDGKRLAAIGRGETGQVASNETDAGRYENRRVEVICCAVLPPS from the coding sequence ATGATGAAAAAACAGTTCGCAAGAGGATTCCTGCTGCTGGCAGTTTCAGCCCTGTTCAGCGGCTGCGTCGGCATGAATTCGAGCCAGCCGCCGCTGACCTTCACCCCGCACACCTTTCCCGCGGGAGATTACACTCAGAAGGTCGATAACTTTCTTCTGGTTCTCGATGCTTCGTCGACCATGGGCATCAATGGTCAGCGCGACTTTTTGACCGCCAAAAATCTGATCGGCGCCATCAACCAGAGCCTGCCGACCGACCTGGACTACAACGCCGGGCTACGCACCTTCGGCCAGGACTCTCCGCGGATGGAGGCTTCCACCGACCTGGTCTACGGAATGACCAGATACACCCGGAGCGGCCTGCAGCAAGGCCTTGACGGCGTCAGCAAGACCGGCGGTACCAGCCCTCTGCCCAAGGCCCTTGAAGCAGCAGCGACCGACCTGAAAGGCGCGGCCGGGAAAACGGCGGTCGTCATCGTCAGCGACGGCCTGGAAGAGGCGAGCATGGGCGGCGCCCCGGCGGCCGCAGCCAAACTCAGAGCGGCCCTGGGGGACAAGCTCTGCACCTATACCATTGCTGTCGGCGGCGACCCTGTCGGCGAAAAATACCTGCAGGAAGTCGCCAAGGCCGGTGGTTGCGGATTTTCGGTGACCGCAGCTTCCCTGACCTCGCCCGACCAACTGGAGGCCTTTGTTGAAAGCGTTTTTCTCGACCGGAAAATGAAGTCGGCCGCGGTCGTGGCCGCACCCCCGGCAGCAGCCAAGGTTATGGTTGACGGCGATCGCGACGCTGACGGCGTGGTCGATTCCCGGGATCGCTGCCCCGACACCCCCAGAGGTGAAATCGTCGACGAGAATGGCTGCACCCTCAAACTGACCATGCACATCAACTTCGACTTCGACAAGTCGGACATCAAGCCGGAGTTCGCCGGGGAGCTGCAGAAGGCGGCCGATTTCATCCTCAAGAACCAGGATGTTCCCTACATTGCCATTGCCGGCTACACCGATGCGGTCGGTGACGATGCCTACAACCAGAAACTCTCCGAGCGCCGGGCCGCAGCGGTCAGGCAGTACCTGATCGAGAAATTCGGTATCGACGGCAAGCGTTTGGCCGCCATCGGCCGGGGCGAAACCGGTCAGGTCGCCAGCAACGAAACCGATGCGGGCCGCTACGAGAATCGCCGCGTCGAGGTCATCTGCTGCGCCGTGCTTCCGCCCTCGTAA